In the genome of Caenorhabditis elegans chromosome IV, the window GACGAGAGCAACAAACattcttattcaaaaacaaatttatctGTGCACTGTGACGTGACGATGCTTGCGGACTTGCGGTCGCTTACCGTAACCCTTGTCAACAATTAAAATGATAAATAGACTTCAgctttcaataagtttttctGCGCATTTTGACTAAATTCTCacggaaaactgaaaaatctacaaatgGAACACTGAAGCTCAGTggtaaaacaaataaaatgccagaaatattgaaaacccAGTTGAATTTCTTTGGCAGAATTtcgatatcaaaaaatcaagtcTGAGGCATAATGAATTTCTaagaagaaaacaataattttggctgagaaaatatttttagtcaATTCTCCGGCATGTAACAGGTGATAAAACTATTTCCACCTTCATACCTTTAGCCTTCAGCTGAGTAGTTTGGAATTTATATGTTCTACAGCAATTATGAATAATACGCAGTTTTTGGATGACGACGGACTTCTCAAAATAAtcaatgcaaaaatttcaaaactaagtTTCTTATTTGTCATCTTCAGTCATTTTCTAGTATTTCCATTTTATATTTATGTCCACAAAGTTAATCGTCGTCAGAAAACAGttaaatttattgcaaaagttaaaatttatcataaagtttaaaaatttcatgtaGTTCCGAAAGGTCCAAGAAATGTAGGTCTTGCCTTTGTTTGAGGCGAACTACGTAATAATTCATGCCTGCCAGGCTGCCTGAACCTATCGGTGTACGAACACTCTTGTTCACTGCTGAAGTTCAATTGAATACTCTTAAATTTCTTAATTGGACCTAATAGTATTAGAAAAACTTTTACTTTtgtttaaacttttatttaaagagttactgtagtctTCGCTATTctgtcaaatatgttgtgcaattctcagaatttatgGTCCCCGTAATATTGAAACTGATGAAATGGTGTCATTACTCAATGGAAGAAACAGATAAAACTTGCTCGAAAATTAATATGGATATTTTGCACTCTCTAATTCATCTAATTATTGTCTGACACTAAGTATTGTATGTCAGAAAAAACtgtatgtttaaaatattcatctTTTTTGTAAACATTATAACAATTTGAATATGCGACAGTACTTTAGATGTTTTGGAAAAGGATGGAAATTTGTAACCGGACTAtctgatttttcaggttttcccAAAGATTGTTCATCATCTCTATGACATGACTATAAGATcctatttttattcatttttttaattatatgcATTATAATAATTATGCTTGGAGTAAGGTTGATTCGTTACTATAAACCAAGTTCATTGTATGTTTCCGGAATATTTTCGGGCCAGAACGATCGTTCCGGGCACCGTTTGAAAGTTTGAggctgttttttttagttcttatcacaaaaaaatatacaatgaaaattataataaaaataaatctgaaaacgGCGCTCGGCTCTGTGGCATTTCAATCAGGGCTGGgaccaaaaaagaaattttggaccaaaaaagaaaaaaaaaattgaagttttcgaaaaaccaaaaaaaccaaaaaaaaaaaccaaaaaattttttatgcttcagttgatttttaatcgGGTTATTCagtaatgtttcaaaatgtatcaaaatacatttctgacgtcacaactgtcttaaaatacatgttttaatgtattttaataaagAATAGTCTCGAGTCGAAACTAGGAAcggcaaacttttttattttattttttggttttttggtcccaaaaaccaaaaaaaccaaaaaatcgatttttcgtcaaaataccaaaaaaaccaaaaaacaaaaaacaaaaaaaaccaaaaatttcccagCCGTGATTTCAATGGTAAACGGAACAATCGTGCTGAAATAACAGTATGCTCCTCGTTTAATTCTCATCTTTCCAGCGGTTTCCtttacatttttgcatttttctggtTTGTTCTAATTGGATTTATACTTATAgtttttgtagaaatattTCATACGTTCATATTTCTTGTatccttaaaaaatttgctccTATACTTCTTCCCATCATGCACTCAATACAATCATTATTATATACGAGGCGAGTTTACAACTGATTAATTGCATTATTAATTTATTCTTGTTCAGATATTATTCGTCTTAttgaattttgtatttttgataatatcaCCTATTTTGTATTTACCAATTTTATTAAGTTTCCGGACTAATGGTCAATCACAAAATGAGCAACAattatatttacaaaaatatattttattgcaGGCTGTTGTTACATTGCTTGCAAAAACGGTTAGTCCTTacgcaaaaatcgaaaaaaatcattttttttgtttttcagattataATACCTTTTGTTATATGTTATGTTTTATATAGTAGATCAGGTATTTTCCGAGTAACTGATTTTATAATATGGACAGCATTGATTGATGTTTTGACTACACCACtcataattcaaatattatttattggATGTAGTCGATCAAATTGGAATATATTTCTAACAGCTTTTAACTTCAAAAGATTTACTCGGAATACTTGATACATCTATTGCTATTCATCCACAAGCTCGTGTAATGGATACTGTAGTTTAGTATATTTGGAACAAAGTTTAGAGCGAATATAACTGCATCTATAAAATGAACCAACAACAAATAAGTTCCGTATTTTCCATATTTGAACCGCTTCTGCTCTACTTTTTTGTACTGGTAAGTGGGGTAAAccattagaaaattttgatttcaaaaaatgaattttacaAAGTCCTAAATTTCCCAGGTCACAATTacaacagtgaaaaaaaaagaaaacaattgtaATCGGTATGTGAGCAATGATTGGTGATCTTCCAGTTCCTATCACTGtaagtttatattttctgcCCAGctaccgtatatcttctattaatatggcctccctattagacttgcactccctattagtattgcccctcggagaccttccgaaaattagtattgcactccctattagtcttgcactctctaatagtcttgcgttaacttttttgtattgcaaacccgtctcgctaatttcaggatttcaacaacattttttgcctattttgcaacagttttcacatcatttctacgagattgaagtttttgaaattatatgaaaatcaaattttctgaatttttatatatgattcgagctttttcaggaaaaaactagtaagctcaaagtcagaaaatgttctgaaaattagtattgcactccctaatagtcttgcactccctattagtattgcaagcgggaagaccatcgaaaaatagtattgcagctatattaatagaagaaatacggtatattttccagaactttaCTATGAAGATTCTGATAGCAAGCTTCTTACTATTAGTAAAGTccattattaaaaatatatgtatctCTTAAATTACTAgttagaaatattttataatttaaaagaatAACTTTTCCGTTTTATCGATAATTTTATGATTAAATGCTTGCTTGAAACGTTCATTTAATTTACATtctgttcaattttaaaccaaTCGTCTTTTGCTCTTCTGCAAATCGATATCCAGCGTGTGAtagaattgtctgaaatgtGAATATTATAAAAGCAGAACAAGTATTCCTATCTTCTTACCCATTCATAACTTGGAATCCGGTCATTGACACTCGTTGATTAATTAATTGACGGTCTGGAGTACAGTCGTGTTGAATTACAAAGAAGATTTCATAGACTTCCTGAAATTATAACTTGGAGCGAAACATATACATGCACTCTTTCCTTTATACCTGCCTAAAAATTGcctatataatttatttttataactcTGGTTTATACCTTCCAACATGCCGAACATGTTCAGGCCTCATGACTATCTGCCTACATGTCTCACATagacaaataatttttggttttttttttggatgccAGCCCTAATGCCTTCTTCATTCTTGACAATTTACATGTATCCTAAGTATCTTCATTCTGTCTTTCTCGGTTTCGGCATAGAACCTTCCAGCCTACATACATATATACCGCGTATGCCTACATTATGCCTATACTCCTGCCGCAACCTGCTTGACGCctaccgaaaaaattttgtgcataatagcattttgttttcagtatTCAGGCGACAATCATAAAGTAGGAATTTGTTTACATTAAGCATTCCATGGAAGCCGGAGTATAAATGGTGCGATACGCGGGCGCAAGTTACACTTTCTCATGGAGCGCCTCCTTGGATGTCCTAGATGTTCCTACATACATTGAATGGTCCGTCTCCATTGTCCTTAACATCGATGGCGTACTTGAATCCGCTTCCGTctttctcaaagttttggattGTTCCGAGATAATCGTCTTTTCTGAGAATACATAGATTGAATTATACTCAACTAATATTAAAAGCTTACATAAGATCTCTCTCAtaaacactcaaaaaattgactttaaaCGGAGCTCCTTGAGTGCCACATGTCAGTTTTCCATTAAAATGAAAGGTTGTATCAGTTCGAAATACATCAAAACAGAAGAAGCACAAAGACAAACACATTTGCCCAATACAAACATCCGCCATCTCGATCAGAATACTGTGGACATGATAAACGAATGCTCATTTTTATATAGGGCTCTCTAATCGAATTAGAGGATACTGTAGCCATGAGTTGGtggaatttcagtttttgatttcccatggaaaaaattttattgcagaTAGGGAAACATTTTGTAGGAAACATTTGGAACGTCAAACATCGACCAGAGACAAATATTGTATTTAGATGATATAATccgttttgtttttcttggCCTGTAattatgaataaaataaaattgttgtttttttgaaaatgaactgACAGGTCAGCAAAACGTTCAGCAAAACGCTTTACACTACTGTACACATTAAGTACACATTtggaaatcgataaaaaccaCTCTGACAAGGGAATCCTTTCAGAGGACAAGCTGAAAAGGTAACGCAgcttgattttttgttcttcgAATCTGCGACAGACCAAACGCGAATCACCTGTGTTTAGCGGTGATTGGAGACTCTTCTTTTCcccatttcttcattttcctgACCATCTGCTCTTTGCATTTCATATGAGTATCCCTTCAAATCTCCATAGCAACCACTTCTCAATGTTCGAAAGGCCCTCTTGCTGGACACCATGTGTAATGCCTTCTTCGGGAATCGCTCAGCAAAACGCTTTTCACTACTTTTCGCTTTTTCTTGTTATTATCACGTGGATCTGTGtttttcaggtaaattttCAACCTacatcaatatatttttaatttaatttttttttaatttttaacggggttattcaagtaatatcgaaaattaaaaagtgtagacattttaaaattattcagttttcagGCTGTTGTTCATACTGCACCAAACTTTCTGAAACCCGAAGAGAAgtgaaacatttgaataaCAATGCCACATGTTGATATATTTACAGAGGTCTCTTATAACttaatttaaactttcaaactcttttgaaacaattcaatGTTAGTCATTTGTCGACATTTTTGGCATTTATCAACACTTGGCATCTGGGATGCGCGGTAATTGAGGCAATTGTCAGAATCGTGCATTGCTAgaattatacttttttaaattccacaATAAcgtgtttcttttttgaaactgtaaaacaGTCATTAGATTAAACCATTTTTATTCTAGTTCATGGGTATCGTGTTTGATGTcatatttaaacatttattgaaattatgaacgtctagaaacaatttattttcagccagTGTACCGTACCTACCGTTCATCAGAATGTAGTTGGTCCGCTTTCTACATCAAACTTGTCAACGTGTTTCGTTATTTTCTGCCAATCCTAATAATTTTCATTACTGATGTAAGTTTCTGTTTCTATTGAATCTATCGAATATGGTCTTGCAGGGTctgtggaaaaaaacaaatacattCCGAGAAGTTCCAAATATATCTGTAACTGGGGATTTTATTGCTTATGCATACGGTatatggattttcgaaaagccaatttttacaaaaatatgaaaacatttAGGTCATGACAGATCAATAATATCTTCATCTTATTCTGTTCTCAACTCTGCAGCTTCTTCGGAACAGCTTTCCACTTCTCAACTTCTTCATCATTTCAGTGATGTATCTGAAGAAAATGTTAGAATGATTTAAacctttttcttcaaaaattgacttttcagaaacaaaattttaacaaccAGAATTCATTGCAAACCCTcaatattgaatttcaaatgagCACTCAAAATCTCTCTATAAATACTTTAATCTATGCATTTTCTCTACGAATGCGTCTGGATTATCATTCAATTGTTGATGTAAGTTGtgttttaaagttattttcaattcgttctatttgagtttttcagacTGAATTATTCTTGACTGACACGATTCAACTAACATCTCCAATTGCACAAATTCAAACTATTGCTCGTCTTTCAATGGATCAATCAAACCCATTCTTTACCAAAGAACATATAAGAATAATTGACAGAAGACGTCAGGATGTAGAACACTATCAGATTCATTCAGTGTTAAAAAGAATTACTGGAGCACCTATTGCTTTGAAGATGGAGaggtttttaataaaaaaataggcCACAATGAGCTGTAGAATTCAGAAAGTCTACTCTTCTATTATCTGCACCAAGTTCCCCTCAATCCTTGTCCATCTCACTGTCGCTAGCAGTTCCAGAAATGGAATTCATCTACAAAACAGGGTTTTGGGAGTTACTCAAATGGTTTTGGATACAATATCTGGCATCATTTACAATTGTTGATTACGTTTTTACCTCATGTACTTCGTATATGTTTAGAAATCGTGTATTTTATGTCAACGATGTTGTTCGTTAAGCTTTAATGAACAAACACATCAAATTGAACACAA includes:
- the tmem-231 gene encoding Transmembrane protein 231 (Confirmed by transcript evidence): MPHVDIFTEPVYRTYRSSECSWSAFYIKLVNVFRYFLPILIIFITDGLWKKTNTFREVPNISVTGDFIAYAYGHDRSIISSSYSVLNSAASSEQLSTSQLLHHFSDVSEENKQNFNNQNSLQTLNIEFQMSTQNLSINTLIYAFSLRMRLDYHSIVDTELFLTDTIQLTSPIAQIQTIARLSMDQSNPFFTKEHIRIIDRRRQDVEHYQIHSVLKRITGAPIALKMERKSTLLLSAPSSPQSLSISLSLAVPEMEFIYKTGFWELLKWFWIQYLASFTIVDYVFTSCTSYMFRNRVFYVNDVVR
- the T26A8.3 gene encoding Transthyretin-like family protein (Confirmed by transcript evidence), which encodes MADVCIGQMCLSLCFFCFDVFRTDTTFHFNGKLTCGTQGAPFKVNFLSVYERDLIKDDYLGTIQNFEKDGSGFKYAIDVKDNGDGPFNEVYEIFFVIQHDCTPDRQLINQRVSMTGFQVMNGQFYHTLDIDLQKSKRRLV